Within the Arthrobacter caoxuetaonis genome, the region CCTTCCGCTGCCCGCGTCATCCCGGGAAGCCGGGGGAGATGCCTTCGTCGCCGCGCGTGACGCCGTCGAACGTGCCAAAAAGACCGGCGACCGTCCGCCCCTGGCCGTCGCATCGGCGGGCACGGGGCCCGGCGCGGCCCCGGAAACCGTTGCCGCAGTGGCGCAGGCTGAAGCGGTCCTGATCCTGATTGCCCGGCTGGTCTGCGGCCGGAGTCCGGCCGAGTGGCGCATCCTGGAACACGTCGAACCGCATAAATGGGGAGCCAAGACAGAAGCAGCACGTATGCTCGGGGTCAGTCCCCAGGCCGTCAGCAATGCCGTCCGGCGTTCCGGCTGGCAGGAAGAGTGGGCCGCCCGTCCCGCCGCAGCGGTGCTCCTGGAGCGCGCCGACCGGGCTGCCGGCGGAAACCAAAGCTGACCCGGGGTACCAAAGGGGGAGGAACGGAATGGACGTCTTGTGGATCGTGCTCGGACTGGCGGCCGCCGCCGCCGGGGGATGGCCCCTCACCTCGGGTGTCCTGAAACTGGCGCGGGCCGTCGAAGCGGGGCGCCCCGGCCTGGATCCGTCCAGCGACCCCGCTGCTGACCAGGTCCGGGACCCAGCAGGAGCCGCCGTGCATCCGCTGCCGCCCCTTCCGCCCCGGCCGCCCATGCCCGCGGGGCCGGTGATCCTGCGGGGCGGGCTGGTGATCGGTTTCCTGGAACGGCTTGCCGTCGCCGCTGCCGTCCTCGCTGACGAACCGGTCGCCATCGCGTACGTCGTGGCCGTCAAAGGCCTGGGCCGGTACGCCGAGCTGAAGGAAACACCGGCCGCGGCCGAACGCTTCATCATCGGCACGCTCACGTCCATGCTGTGGGCCGTGGGGGTTGCCGCAGCAGTCCGCGTGGCACTGCTGCAGGGCTGAATCCCTTAGGGTGGAATTCATGAGTATTTTTGCCGTTGAGTACGTGTACGACGCCGAGTCCGCAGAGCTGCGCGCGCAGCACCGTCCGGCCCACCGCGAGTGGCTTGCAGCCCTCGTGGAAGAAGGCAGGGTCCTGGCCAGCGGACCGTTTGCCGACGGCGCCGGCGCCCTGCTGATCTTCACGGCGGAGAGCGAAGAAGACCTGAACAACCTGCTGAAGCAGGATCCCCTGGCAGCCGGCGGGGGCATCTCGGGGCTGAAGACCACCGAATGGCAGCCCGTTACCGGCGCTTTCTCGCACCTGGCGTCCTAAGCCCAGAGTGATATTCGCTCCGCTGCCCGCGCACCGTGCGCGGGCAGGTGGATAATAGGGAAGGCGCCCCTGCGCGCCGTTCACAGACTAATACTTGCCCCTTGGGCACATGGAGGAAGCTTTGACCTCGGTCAACCTTGGAATGCCAGCAGCACCGCCGCCCGTCCTCGCTCCGAGGCGCAAGACCCGCCAGATCAAGGTGGGCTCCGTCGGCGTCGGGTCGGACTTTCCGGTCAGTGTCCAGTCGATGACCACGACTCCGACCACCGACATCAATGCGACGCTGCAGCAGATCGCTGAGCTGACGGCGTCGGGCTGCGATATCGTGCGGGTTGCCTGCCCCAGCGCCGACGACGCTGCCGCCCTGCCGATCATTGCCAAGAAGTCGCAGATCCCGGTCATCGCCGATATCCACTTCCAGCCCAAGTATGTTTATGCGGCGATCGAGGCCGGCTGTGCCGCGGTCCGCGTGAACCCGGGCAACATCCGGAAGTTCGATGACCAGGTCAAGCAGATCGCCAACGAGGCCAAGGCCGCAGGCGTCTCGATCCGGATCGGCGTCAATGCCGGTTCCCTGGATCCCCGCCTGATGGCGAAGTACGGCAAGGCCACTCCGGAAGCCCTGGTGGAATCCGCCGTGTGGGAAGCCTCGCTCTTCGAAGAGCACGACTTCCACGACTTCAAGATTTCCGTCAAGCACAACGACCCGGTGGTCATGGTCCGCGCGTATGAGCTGCTGGCCGAGCGCGGCGACTGGCCCCTGCACCTGGGCGTGACCGAAGCCGGGCCCGCCTTCCAGGGAACGATCAAGTCCGCGACCGCCTTTGGCGCACTGCTCTCCAAGGGCATCGGCGACACCATCCGCGTGTCCCTCTCCGCCCCTCCGGTGGAGGAAATCAAGGTCGGCAACCAGATCCTGCAGTCCCTGAACCTGCGTCCGCGCAAACTCGAAATCGTGTCCTGCCCCTCCTGCGGCCGTGCCCAGGTGGACGTCTATACGCTGGCCGAACAGGTCACCGCCGGACTCGAAGGCATGGAGGTCCCGCTGCGCGTCGCCGTCATGGGCTGTGTTGTCAACGGGCCGGGGGAAGCGCGCGAAGCTGATCTGGGTGTAGCCTCCGGTAACGGCAAGGGTCAGATTTTCGTCAAGGGCGAAGTCATCAAGACCGTTCCCGAAGACCAGATTGTGGAAACCCTTATCGAAGAAGCGATGAGGATCGCGGAGGATATGGGGGAGGCCGATGGCGAGGATGCTGGCACGGGTGGCCCCATGGTTACCGTCGGCTAAGGCCGGCTCTGAGATCCGCAGCGGGCACCAGACGGGCACGCTGCGGATCCTCTCTGCCGCGGACACCGCGGCCCTGACCGAACTCGCCGCAGCAGATGCCGTGGCGAACACATTCCTGCTCTCCCATCTGGAGACCGCCGGCACGGCCGCGCCCACCGCCTCGGGCGGCCAGATCCTGGGAGTGTTCGACGGCGGCGAGCTGGTTGCTGCGTGCTGGGCCGGCGTCAACGTGGTCCCCACGGGCGTGAGTGCCGACGTCGGCCCCGAGATCGGCGCCTACCTCGCCCGCACCGGGCGCAGGTTTTCTTCCCTCTTCGGCCCCGCTGAAGCCGTGCTGTCCCTCTGGTCCGAGCTGCGGCACACCTCCCCGCGGCCCTTCGATGTCCGCGCCGACCAGCCGCTGCTGGAAATCTCCGCTGCCTCCGATGTTCCGCCGGCCCCCGGGCTGCGCAAGGCACGCCCCTCGGACCTGGACCGGCTGCTTCCGGCCTGCACCGCGATGTTCGAGGAAGAAGTGGGCTATTCCCCGGTAGCCGGAGGCAGCCGCCACTACCGGCAACGTGTGCTTTCACTTATCCAAAAAGGACACTCGCTGGTGGAGTTCGACCCGTCAGGCGACGTGATCTTCAAGGCAGAACTCGGAACGGTCTCCAGCAGCGCCGTCCAGGTGCAGGGCGTCTGGATGAACCCGGCCTACCGCGGGCAGGGCCTGAGCGCGGGCTACATGTCCGCCGTCGTCCGGTACGCACAGGAACTTGCGCCGGTCACCAGCCTGTACGTGAACCATTACAACGCCCCCGCCCGGGCCACGTACGAAAGCGTGGGCTTCAAGCAGGTGGGTACGTTCGCCACCATCCTGTTCTGAGCGCAGCCGTACCGGGTGGCCCGTCCTTACGCTGCCGGTAGCCGGACCGTAGGGTGGAACAACCATGACACCGCTTCGTGCCGCTGCCTGCCTGCTGGCCGGGAGCCTGCTGGCCGGCAGCCAGCTGCTCACCGGCTGCACCGGCACGTCCGGCCCGGGGGAGCAGGACCCCTCGCCTGCCGGGACGGCTTCTTCCGGCAGCCAGCGTGGAACGTTCCCGGCCAGTACGGATGCCGGGACTCCGCGCAGCTCCACGGGTACCAGGACCGGACCCGCGGCCGGAACCGCCAGCCGGGAACCGGACTTTTCCCCGAACCGCCTGGAAGCCGCCGTTGCGTCGGTGAACGCGAACCTGGGACTCGGCGGCGAGATCCTCACCGGGGAGTCCCTTCGGGCAGCGTTTCCCGCCGGCTCACAGGCCGCGGAGGGTGTGACCTTTGACCCGGCCGCCTGTGCCGGGATCGCAGGCACTGACTCCGTCGCAGCAGTCCAGGACGCCTCCCTGGCAGGCCTGGCCTACGGCACCGCAGGCGAAGCGCCGACGGTGCTCAACGTCGCCGCCTACGCTGATGATTCCCTTCTG harbors:
- a CDS encoding YciI family protein; this translates as MSIFAVEYVYDAESAELRAQHRPAHREWLAALVEEGRVLASGPFADGAGALLIFTAESEEDLNNLLKQDPLAAGGGISGLKTTEWQPVTGAFSHLAS
- a CDS encoding MarR family transcriptional regulator, producing MFVMTIDQKDSRNSADRVPELLDLLGTLDLDLPFERTVGDEVQGVTSSAGTVVDAALLALRQGGWSVGIGVGEVSLPLPASSREAGGDAFVAARDAVERAKKTGDRPPLAVASAGTGPGAAPETVAAVAQAEAVLILIARLVCGRSPAEWRILEHVEPHKWGAKTEAARMLGVSPQAVSNAVRRSGWQEEWAARPAAAVLLERADRAAGGNQS
- the ispG gene encoding flavodoxin-dependent (E)-4-hydroxy-3-methylbut-2-enyl-diphosphate synthase translates to MTSVNLGMPAAPPPVLAPRRKTRQIKVGSVGVGSDFPVSVQSMTTTPTTDINATLQQIAELTASGCDIVRVACPSADDAAALPIIAKKSQIPVIADIHFQPKYVYAAIEAGCAAVRVNPGNIRKFDDQVKQIANEAKAAGVSIRIGVNAGSLDPRLMAKYGKATPEALVESAVWEASLFEEHDFHDFKISVKHNDPVVMVRAYELLAERGDWPLHLGVTEAGPAFQGTIKSATAFGALLSKGIGDTIRVSLSAPPVEEIKVGNQILQSLNLRPRKLEIVSCPSCGRAQVDVYTLAEQVTAGLEGMEVPLRVAVMGCVVNGPGEAREADLGVASGNGKGQIFVKGEVIKTVPEDQIVETLIEEAMRIAEDMGEADGEDAGTGGPMVTVG
- a CDS encoding GNAT family N-acetyltransferase, whose protein sequence is MAPWLPSAKAGSEIRSGHQTGTLRILSAADTAALTELAAADAVANTFLLSHLETAGTAAPTASGGQILGVFDGGELVAACWAGVNVVPTGVSADVGPEIGAYLARTGRRFSSLFGPAEAVLSLWSELRHTSPRPFDVRADQPLLEISAASDVPPAPGLRKARPSDLDRLLPACTAMFEEEVGYSPVAGGSRHYRQRVLSLIQKGHSLVEFDPSGDVIFKAELGTVSSSAVQVQGVWMNPAYRGQGLSAGYMSAVVRYAQELAPVTSLYVNHYNAPARATYESVGFKQVGTFATILF